One Dermacentor silvarum isolate Dsil-2018 chromosome 10, BIME_Dsil_1.4, whole genome shotgun sequence genomic window carries:
- the LOC119465784 gene encoding zinc finger protein 211-like, producing the protein MDYQDSVAVHRRPGRPRSLQDKHMGKRLRRCLVCGYTTVYHSSMQNHQRIHTGERPHKCDYCGKAFMQKGNLVAHLRIHTGERPFLCHLCPMAFTQKINLIYIFLISLLCRVPSYQSSRADASSCRQSSCVHREAAHRGSRRRLLRLPTCQSHFHRPAQGRQLQGSKFNVYRKNFIYLGVARWQHSAQEHVNDLSVRQVGQYFPLAENSGGDLCPPENVDIELHICSYCSKSFATRGNLNAHLRIHTGERPFQCHLCPKAFTQKATLVHHVRTHTGERPYQCRFCPMAFARKLPCRYHELRRHPKGAGVP; encoded by the exons ATGGATTATCAAG ACTCTGTCGCTGTGCATCGCCGCCCTGGCCGACCACGGTCTCTTCAAGACAAGCACATGGGAAAGCGTCTGCGGCGGTGTCTCGTGTGCGGCTACACCACAGTTTACCACTCTAGCATGCAGAATCACCAAAGAATAcacacgggcgagcgcccgcacAAGTGTGACTACTGTGGCAAGGCCTTCATGCAGAAGGGCAACCTGGTCGCGCACCTACGGATCCACACTGGCGAGAGACCTTTCCTGTGCCACCTCTGCCCTATGGCCTTCACGCAGAAGATAAACCTT atatatatttttttaatttctctaCTTTGCCGAGTCCCTTCGTATCAGTCCTCGCGCGCGGATGCGTCGTCTTGCCGACAGTCAAGCTGTGTTCACCGAGAAGCTGCCCATCGTGGATCGCGTCGAAGACTTCTCAGGCTGCCGAC ATGCCAGAGCCATTTTCACAGGCCAGCACAAGGAAGACAACTTCAAGGGAGCAAATTCAACGTCTACAGAAAGAACTTTATATATCTTG GTGTCGCCAGATGGCAGCACAGTGCCCAAGAGCATGTAAACGACTTGTCTGTCAGACAAGTGGGGCAATATTTCCCGCTCGCGGAAAATAGTGGGGGCGACCTGTGCCCCCCTGAAAATGTGGACATCGAGCTGCACATTTGCAGCTACTGCAGCAAGTCCTTCGCAACGCGGGGCAACCTGAATGCTCACCTCCGCATACACACTGGCGAGAGGCCGTTTCAGTGCCACTTGTGTCCCAAGGCCTTCACACAGAAAGCAACCCTTGTGCACCACGTGCGGACGCACACGGGGGAGAGACCGTACCAGTGTCGCTTTTGTCCCATGGCCTTCGCACGCAAGTTGCCGTGCAGGTACCACGAACTCCGCAGGCACCCAAAAGGGGCCGGTGTTCCCTGA